From Gloeocapsopsis sp. IPPAS B-1203, one genomic window encodes:
- a CDS encoding ATP-dependent Clp protease ATP-binding subunit, whose protein sequence is MFEYFTDKAIKVIMLSQEETRRLGHNLVGTEQILLGLIGEGTGVAAKVLTELGVSLQDARTEVEKIIGRGDRFVPTELPFTPKVKRVFEQALAEARQLGNNYIDTEHILLGLLREGDGVAAKVLSNLGIHPEQIRTAVIKKHGEVAAVSVGSTERRSGRTASKTAILDEFSTNLTKLAAEGKLDPVVGREKEIERAIQILGRRTKNNPVLIGEPGVGKTAIAEGLAQRIVAQNVPDILEDRQVVSLDMGLLIAGTRFRGDFEERIKAIMDEIRAAGNIILVIDEIHTLIGTGGVEGGMDAANILKPALARGELQCLGATTLDEYRKHIERDAALERRFQPIMVGEPSVDETIEILHGLRGTYEQYHRVKITDVALQAAAKLSDRYISDRFLPDKAIDLIDEAGSRVRLRHSQVSATSELKRELVQVSRDKEAAVRAQDFDKAGQLRDRELELETQIKAISENHNKDVNTPAVDEEDIAQIVASWTGVPVNKLTETESELLLHLEDTLHQRIIGQQEAVTAVSRAIRRARVGLKNPDRPIASFIFSGPTGVGKTELTKALASYFFGSEEAMIRLDMSEFMERHTVSKLIGSPPGYVGYDEGGQLTEAVRRRPYTVVLFDEIEKAHPDVFNMMLQIMDDGRLTDAKGRTVDFKNTLLIMTSNIGSRVIEKGGGGIGFEIANSQSESSYNRIRNLVNEDLKQHFRPEFLNRVDDIIVFRQLTKPEITQIADILLGEVSTRLVEQGIELNVTAKFKDRVVQEGYNPSYGARPLRRAIMRLLEDSLAEAMLAGSIKIGDTAIVDVDDRGEVKIEKAANKELLLSSVS, encoded by the coding sequence ATGTTTGAATACTTTACAGATAAAGCCATCAAGGTAATCATGCTATCCCAGGAAGAAACACGTCGCCTGGGACACAACTTGGTAGGAACCGAGCAGATTCTTTTAGGCTTGATTGGAGAAGGTACGGGAGTAGCAGCAAAAGTGCTGACCGAGCTGGGAGTATCCCTCCAAGATGCACGCACAGAAGTAGAAAAAATTATCGGTAGGGGAGATCGATTTGTCCCTACTGAACTTCCTTTCACTCCCAAAGTCAAGCGTGTTTTTGAGCAAGCCCTAGCTGAAGCTCGGCAACTCGGAAACAACTATATTGATACAGAACACATTTTGTTAGGATTACTCCGCGAAGGCGACGGAGTAGCAGCGAAAGTCCTCAGTAATTTGGGTATTCACCCAGAGCAAATTCGCACCGCAGTTATCAAAAAACATGGAGAGGTAGCGGCAGTTTCTGTCGGTAGTACTGAACGTCGCAGCGGTCGGACTGCAAGTAAAACAGCAATTTTAGACGAATTTAGCACTAACTTAACAAAGCTTGCTGCAGAAGGTAAGCTTGATCCTGTTGTTGGACGCGAGAAAGAAATTGAACGCGCGATTCAGATTCTTGGACGTCGCACGAAGAATAACCCCGTGTTAATCGGTGAACCTGGTGTTGGGAAAACTGCGATCGCCGAAGGACTCGCCCAACGGATTGTTGCCCAAAACGTTCCTGATATCTTAGAAGATCGCCAAGTCGTCAGCTTAGATATGGGCTTACTAATTGCTGGTACGCGCTTTAGAGGTGACTTTGAGGAACGCATCAAAGCCATCATGGATGAAATTCGCGCTGCGGGTAATATTATCTTAGTGATTGACGAAATTCACACTTTGATTGGTACTGGTGGTGTTGAAGGTGGTATGGATGCAGCAAACATCCTCAAGCCAGCACTAGCCCGTGGTGAACTGCAGTGTCTTGGTGCAACTACTTTAGACGAATACCGCAAGCACATCGAACGCGATGCAGCACTTGAGCGTCGTTTCCAGCCGATTATGGTTGGCGAACCTTCGGTAGATGAAACGATTGAGATTCTGCACGGTTTACGTGGTACTTACGAACAATATCACCGCGTTAAGATTACTGATGTTGCGCTACAAGCCGCTGCGAAGCTATCAGATCGTTATATTAGCGATCGCTTCTTACCTGATAAAGCCATCGACTTGATTGATGAAGCTGGTTCGCGTGTCCGCTTAAGACACTCCCAAGTATCTGCAACTAGTGAACTCAAGCGCGAATTAGTACAAGTATCGCGCGATAAAGAAGCCGCCGTTAGAGCACAAGACTTTGATAAAGCCGGACAACTACGCGATCGCGAGTTAGAACTCGAAACCCAAATCAAAGCGATTTCTGAAAATCATAACAAAGACGTCAACACTCCTGCTGTTGATGAAGAGGACATCGCACAAATCGTTGCTTCGTGGACTGGTGTACCTGTCAATAAGCTGACCGAAACCGAATCTGAGTTGCTGTTGCACTTAGAAGACACCCTACATCAGCGGATTATCGGTCAACAAGAAGCTGTCACCGCAGTTTCAAGAGCAATTCGCCGTGCGAGAGTTGGCTTGAAGAATCCCGATCGCCCGATTGCTAGCTTTATCTTCTCAGGTCCTACCGGAGTTGGTAAAACCGAATTAACCAAGGCGCTTGCTTCCTATTTCTTTGGTTCAGAAGAAGCGATGATTCGCCTCGATATGTCCGAGTTTATGGAACGCCACACAGTTTCCAAACTGATTGGTTCACCTCCAGGATACGTTGGCTACGACGAAGGCGGACAACTCACAGAAGCAGTACGTCGCAGACCTTACACCGTAGTGCTATTCGACGAAATCGAGAAAGCACACCCTGATGTCTTCAACATGATGTTGCAAATCATGGACGATGGTCGCTTGACTGATGCCAAAGGTCGTACAGTAGACTTCAAAAACACGCTACTGATCATGACTTCCAACATTGGTTCGCGAGTGATCGAAAAAGGTGGTGGTGGTATCGGTTTCGAGATTGCTAACAGTCAAAGTGAGTCTAGCTACAATCGCATTCGCAATCTTGTGAATGAAGACCTCAAACAACACTTCCGTCCTGAGTTCCTCAACCGCGTAGATGACATTATTGTCTTCCGTCAGTTGACTAAACCAGAAATTACACAAATCGCTGACATCCTATTAGGTGAAGTTTCCACCCGCTTGGTAGAACAAGGAATTGAACTCAATGTAACCGCTAAGTTCAAAGATCGCGTAGTTCAAGAAGGTTACAACCCCAGCTACGGTGCAAGACCATTACGTCGCGCAATTATGCGACTGCTTGAAGATAGCCTAGCTGAAGCAATGCTAGCAGGTTCAATCAAAATCGGAGACACAGCCATTGTTGATGTTGACGATCGCGGTGAAGTGAAGATAGAAAAAGCAGCCAACAAAGAGTTACTACTATCTTCCGTCAGCTAA
- the psbA gene encoding photosystem II q(b) protein, which yields MTTTLQRRDANLWEQFCNWVTSTDNRLYVGWFGVLMIPTLLAATTCFIIAFIAAPPVDIDGIREPVAGSLLYGNNIISGAVVPSSNAIGLHFYPIWEAASLDEWLYNGGPYQLVIFHFLIGVFCYMGREWELSYRLGMRPWIAVAYSAPVAAATAVFLIYPIGQGSFSDGMPLGISGTFNFMLVFQAEHNILMHPFHQLGVAGVFGGALFSAMHGSLVTSTLVRETTEIESQSYGYKFGQEEETYNIVAAHGYFGRLVGRTNEVILGTTANSRTLHFFLAAWPVVGIWFTALGISTMAFNLNGFNFNQSVLDSQGRVISTWADVLNRANLGMEVMHERNAHNFPLDLATGEAVPVAMTAPAINS from the coding sequence ATGACCACAACTCTACAGAGACGCGACGCGAATCTGTGGGAGCAGTTCTGCAATTGGGTCACTAGCACCGATAATCGCCTTTATGTAGGCTGGTTTGGTGTTCTCATGATTCCAACATTACTTGCTGCAACCACCTGTTTCATCATTGCTTTTATTGCTGCGCCACCCGTTGATATTGACGGAATTCGAGAGCCTGTTGCAGGTTCGCTGTTGTATGGCAACAATATTATTTCTGGTGCAGTTGTACCGTCCTCGAATGCGATCGGCTTGCATTTTTATCCAATTTGGGAAGCTGCAAGTTTAGATGAGTGGCTGTATAACGGTGGTCCTTACCAACTGGTGATTTTCCACTTTCTCATTGGCGTATTCTGCTACATGGGACGCGAGTGGGAACTCAGCTACCGTCTAGGGATGCGTCCGTGGATTGCTGTTGCTTACTCTGCACCTGTCGCCGCTGCTACCGCAGTATTCTTGATTTACCCTATCGGTCAAGGAAGTTTCTCGGATGGAATGCCTTTAGGGATCAGTGGTACTTTCAATTTCATGTTGGTGTTTCAAGCAGAACACAACATCTTGATGCACCCTTTCCATCAACTGGGAGTAGCAGGTGTATTCGGTGGTGCGCTGTTTAGTGCAATGCACGGCTCACTCGTCACCTCAACTCTGGTACGCGAAACGACTGAAATTGAGTCTCAAAGTTACGGCTACAAGTTTGGGCAAGAAGAAGAGACTTACAATATCGTTGCTGCTCACGGCTACTTTGGTCGCCTAGTTGGACGCACAAACGAGGTTATCTTAGGAACCACAGCAAACAGTCGTACGCTTCACTTTTTCCTTGCAGCTTGGCCCGTAGTTGGTATCTGGTTTACTGCTCTGGGTATCAGTACTATGGCGTTTAACTTGAACGGTTTCAACTTCAATCAGTCGGTTCTGGACTCGCAAGGACGTGTGATTAGTACTTGGGCTGATGTGTTGAATCGCGCCAACTTGGGTATGGAAGTGATGCACGAACGCAATGCACATAATTTCCCACTTGATTTAGCTACAGGAGAAGCAGTACCAGTTGCAATGACTGCACCTGCAATTAACAGCTAA
- a CDS encoding TetR/AcrR family transcriptional regulator, with product MVTKAGKAAKQVRDAEATRTAILDAAEAEFAQYGLNAAKTEEIAAKTGVTKAMIYYYFKSKEDLYVAVLERIFFGRYMDSIQPEELEQLSPEEALEKLIRRQIATDFHHPHLNPIQIHEALQNQGKYYKHVLSSDRAQQVFGIVTKILERGMAEGCFRKLHPQHTVMNILGACNFYFTAYENFKYLWQEAPLLSPEMVEEHSQEVVNLILAGVRNTKDK from the coding sequence GTGGTCACTAAAGCAGGAAAAGCAGCCAAACAGGTTCGAGATGCAGAGGCGACGAGAACAGCAATCCTCGATGCAGCTGAAGCAGAATTTGCACAGTACGGTTTAAATGCGGCGAAGACGGAAGAGATTGCTGCGAAGACAGGCGTTACTAAGGCGATGATTTACTACTACTTCAAAAGTAAAGAAGATCTCTATGTCGCTGTGTTGGAGCGGATATTTTTTGGTAGGTACATGGATTCGATTCAACCAGAGGAACTCGAACAGTTATCGCCTGAAGAAGCACTAGAAAAGCTCATCCGGCGACAAATCGCTACTGACTTTCATCATCCGCATCTCAACCCGATTCAGATTCATGAAGCGTTGCAAAATCAAGGCAAGTATTACAAACACGTTCTCAGTAGCGATCGCGCACAGCAAGTCTTTGGTATTGTTACAAAAATTCTAGAACGCGGAATGGCAGAAGGATGTTTCCGCAAACTTCATCCACAGCATACTGTGATGAATATCTTGGGAGCTTGTAATTTCTACTTTACTGCCTACGAGAACTTTAAGTATCTTTGGCAAGAAGCACCCTTACTAAGTCCAGAAATGGTAGAAGAACACTCTCAAGAAGTTGTGAATCTAATTCTTGCTGGTGTCAGAAATACAAAAGATAAATAG
- a CDS encoding Hsp20/alpha crystallin family protein, which translates to MTLIRWQPFQEIETLRRQMDQVFEELAGNNQQPETFWKPAVELKDTEDSLILRAEIPGVEGKDLDVQVTREAVAIRGEYRREQQAQERGLFRSEFRYGKFQRVVGLPVAVQNDQVQADFKNGILTLTLPKVTEARRKVVKVNIADTSAATPAIASEQSDNNNHVDTTEAEPASVW; encoded by the coding sequence ATGACACTGATTCGTTGGCAACCTTTCCAAGAAATTGAAACACTACGTCGTCAAATGGATCAAGTTTTTGAAGAATTAGCAGGCAATAACCAACAGCCAGAAACATTTTGGAAGCCTGCAGTAGAGTTAAAAGATACTGAAGATAGCTTAATACTTCGGGCTGAAATTCCTGGAGTAGAAGGTAAAGATTTAGACGTTCAGGTAACAAGAGAAGCAGTAGCAATTCGCGGTGAATATCGTCGCGAACAGCAAGCTCAAGAACGCGGACTTTTCCGCAGTGAATTCCGTTATGGTAAGTTCCAGCGTGTTGTTGGTTTACCTGTTGCTGTTCAGAACGACCAAGTACAAGCTGACTTCAAGAACGGTATTTTGACCTTAACACTACCTAAAGTAACAGAAGCTCGTCGTAAAGTTGTTAAAGTCAACATTGCAGATACTTCCGCTGCTACTCCTGCAATTGCTAGCGAGCAATCTGATAATAACAATCATGTAGACACAACTGAGGCTGAACCTGCATCAGTTTGGTAG
- a CDS encoding LysR family transcriptional regulator: protein MKLSQLRILVAVAECENFSEAALQLEMSQSAVSHAIATLEDHLGVILFSRGRHGARLTPVGKRIVEHARVIVNCAEEITKEAESAKGLKGGQVRIASFRSVATHILPQAIAEFHRHFPSIAVHLNEHDSCDDVEHALREGRSDIGFTLLPAGESLETWELLNDEYIALLPPNFKSQSKLTWEELINYPLIMHPLEDTMMQPVDAHVRACGYKLQPAYEVETDAAIVSLVAQGLGATILPRLAAQPIPANVQIFSLPVPLKRVIGIAVLADALQTPAVYAFLDTIKHKSLMENL from the coding sequence ATGAAATTGTCTCAGTTGCGGATCTTAGTTGCTGTTGCAGAATGCGAGAATTTTAGTGAAGCAGCTTTGCAGTTGGAGATGTCACAATCAGCCGTTAGCCATGCGATCGCGACTTTAGAAGATCATTTAGGTGTCATCTTATTTTCGCGAGGTCGTCATGGTGCGCGTTTGACCCCAGTAGGTAAAAGAATTGTTGAACACGCCCGCGTTATTGTCAATTGTGCCGAGGAAATCACTAAAGAAGCCGAGTCAGCGAAGGGATTAAAAGGCGGACAAGTACGCATTGCTTCATTTCGCAGTGTTGCTACGCATATTTTGCCACAAGCGATCGCCGAGTTTCATCGCCATTTTCCATCGATTGCAGTTCATCTTAACGAACACGATAGCTGTGATGATGTAGAACATGCACTACGCGAAGGACGATCTGATATAGGGTTTACGCTACTACCTGCGGGTGAAAGCTTGGAAACATGGGAGCTATTGAATGATGAGTACATAGCTTTATTACCACCAAATTTCAAGTCTCAATCAAAATTAACTTGGGAGGAGTTGATTAATTATCCCTTGATAATGCATCCACTCGAAGACACCATGATGCAGCCAGTTGATGCTCATGTTCGAGCTTGCGGTTATAAATTGCAACCAGCTTACGAAGTCGAAACCGATGCTGCTATTGTAAGTTTAGTTGCGCAAGGTCTAGGTGCGACAATATTACCACGTCTAGCTGCGCAACCTATTCCAGCAAATGTGCAAATATTTAGTTTGCCAGTTCCCCTCAAACGAGTTATTGGTATTGCTGTTTTAGCAGATGCACTGCAAACACCTGCGGTTTATGCTTTTTTGGATACGATTAAACATAAATCCTTAATGGAGAATTTGTGA
- a CDS encoding glycosyltransferase family 9 protein has protein sequence MVKQNRWELQPRIAIVRALPGLGDLLCAIPAWRSLRAALPQAKITLIGLPWAKTFVSRFSQYIDELWEFPGYPGIPEVSPQITDLPKFFTRVQQQGFDLALQMHGNGNIINSFTVLLGAQANAGFYLPGQYCPDPERFLPYPASEPEVWRHLRLMEFLGIPLQGTDLEFPLTEEDFVAFKAIPEVKHLTRKEYVCIHPGASVAERRWSTKKFAIVADFLVRRGLQVVLTGTTAEIEVTQAVRSQMQYGDCVIDLAGHTSLGAIAALLSQAKLLVCNDTGVSHLAAALKVKSVVIFSASDPHRWAPLDRDRHRILSTYSHVSCEEASHQKCLREDCTIATITKNSNQRLIPPEAVITEVENLLSEVTYV, from the coding sequence GTGGTTAAGCAAAACCGCTGGGAACTACAACCTCGAATTGCGATTGTGCGTGCTTTACCAGGATTGGGCGATCTTTTGTGTGCCATTCCAGCATGGCGATCGCTCCGTGCAGCACTACCGCAAGCAAAAATTACTTTAATTGGTCTACCGTGGGCAAAAACTTTTGTTTCGCGTTTTAGCCAATATATTGATGAATTGTGGGAGTTTCCTGGTTATCCTGGAATTCCTGAAGTGTCACCGCAAATTACAGATTTACCAAAGTTCTTTACTCGCGTACAGCAACAAGGCTTTGATCTGGCGTTGCAGATGCACGGAAACGGTAACATTATCAACTCGTTCACTGTTTTATTAGGTGCGCAGGCGAATGCTGGATTTTACCTACCAGGACAGTATTGTCCCGATCCCGAACGCTTTTTACCTTATCCTGCTAGTGAACCGGAAGTGTGGCGACACCTACGCCTGATGGAGTTTTTAGGAATTCCCTTGCAAGGAACTGATTTGGAGTTTCCTTTAACTGAAGAGGATTTTGTTGCATTCAAGGCAATTCCTGAAGTTAAACATCTGACACGCAAAGAATATGTATGCATTCATCCTGGTGCGAGTGTAGCAGAACGACGCTGGTCAACAAAGAAGTTTGCTATCGTTGCTGATTTTCTTGTCAGACGCGGCTTGCAAGTTGTTTTAACAGGGACTACAGCCGAAATTGAAGTCACCCAAGCAGTGCGATCGCAAATGCAATATGGCGATTGTGTGATTGATTTGGCAGGACATACTAGTTTAGGTGCGATCGCCGCACTATTGAGTCAAGCAAAATTATTAGTCTGCAACGATACAGGAGTATCGCATCTCGCCGCCGCACTCAAAGTAAAAAGTGTGGTGATTTTTAGTGCTTCTGATCCTCATCGTTGGGCACCTTTAGATCGCGATCGCCACCGAATTCTGAGTACTTACTCGCATGTTTCTTGTGAAGAAGCCAGTCATCAAAAATGTTTGCGGGAAGATTGCACAATTGCGACTATCACTAAAAATTCAAATCAACGTTTGATTCCTCCAGAAGCAGTCATTACTGAAGTAGAAAATTTGTTGTCAGAGGTAACTTATGTCTGA
- a CDS encoding glycosyltransferase translates to MQPLRILTWHVHGNYLYYLTQKSCHQFYLPIKPDRPEGYGGRLPGFAWSDNVCDVPAQEVRNLQFDCILFQSQKNYLEDQYEILSPTQRQLPRLYLEHDPPQDHPTDTRHIVDDPEVLLIHVTAFNQLMWDSRRTPTCVIEHGVIVPDDVQYSGELERGLVIVNNLASRGRRLGADIFERVRAVVPLDLIGMNSEDIGGLGEIGHEELPQFAARYRFLFNPIRYTSLGLAVCEAMSIGLPIIGLATTEMVTVVENGSGYVNTDVTKLIETMHELLQHLSKAQSLSHGARIAARSRFNITRFTQDWNAAFATSQQLAFNKLDLAPHP, encoded by the coding sequence ATGCAACCGTTACGTATTTTAACTTGGCACGTCCACGGTAACTATCTCTACTATTTGACACAAAAAAGTTGCCATCAGTTTTATCTCCCAATTAAACCTGATCGACCTGAAGGTTATGGCGGACGTCTCCCTGGATTTGCTTGGTCTGATAATGTCTGTGATGTTCCTGCACAAGAAGTTAGGAATCTCCAATTTGACTGTATTTTGTTTCAGTCACAAAAGAATTATCTAGAAGATCAATACGAGATTTTATCACCAACCCAGCGCCAACTGCCTCGGCTTTATCTCGAACACGATCCGCCGCAAGATCACCCGACAGATACCCGCCATATCGTAGACGATCCTGAAGTACTACTAATTCATGTAACTGCGTTTAATCAGTTGATGTGGGATAGTAGGCGTACTCCGACTTGTGTCATCGAGCACGGCGTTATTGTGCCGGATGACGTGCAATATAGTGGCGAACTCGAACGCGGGTTAGTGATTGTTAATAATCTGGCATCGCGAGGACGTCGCCTGGGTGCAGATATTTTTGAGCGTGTCCGCGCTGTAGTTCCTTTAGATTTAATCGGGATGAATTCTGAAGACATAGGCGGTTTAGGTGAAATAGGACACGAAGAATTACCTCAATTTGCGGCACGTTATCGTTTTTTATTTAATCCAATTCGCTATACCAGCTTAGGGCTTGCGGTGTGTGAAGCAATGAGTATTGGTTTACCCATTATTGGATTAGCAACCACAGAAATGGTCACAGTTGTAGAAAACGGATCTGGCTATGTCAACACTGATGTCACCAAGTTAATAGAAACCATGCACGAACTACTGCAACATCTTAGTAAGGCGCAATCGCTCAGTCACGGTGCCAGAATAGCAGCGCGATCGCGATTTAATATCACCCGTTTTACTCAAGATTGGAACGCAGCTTTTGCCACCTCGCAGCAACTAGCGTTTAACAAACTCGATTTAGCCCCTCATCCTTAA
- a CDS encoding glycosyltransferase, with protein MKRIALISEHASPLGTFGGADSGGQNVYVGQVAKHLAALGYEVDIFTRRDCPKLPEIISWNGVRIIHVPAGTPKYICKEELLPCMEEFTAYVLNFFQSTHYDLIHANFWMSAMVATEVKRSLGIPFVVTFHALGRVRRFYQGKADGFPDARFAIEDRIVAEADFIIAECPQDREDLLCLYHADPEKMTTIPCGFDPSEIYPIEKTEARAFLRLNPTEPLILQLGRLVPRKGVDTAICGFAKWLQQDRVSAQLLIVGGESETPDPSLTPEIGRLRAIARRHSIEDQVKFVGRKCRDLLKYYYSAADVFITTPIYEPFGITPIEAMACGTPVIGSRVGGVKFTVKDEETGYLVPAKNPQAIAEKLTTLYTNPHRDRMSQHAIHRAQEHFTWQQVTREIAALYTKIIQKDKLVANITTFAEIDQSFIAAIDAFTRSRQQLIPAISQAAQAIFDCVNAGGKVLVCGNGGSAADAQHFAAELVGRFRTPNRAGVPILALTADTAFLTAWANDVGFEYVFSRQVETFAQPGDLLLGISTSGRSPNMIAAFETARSQQLQCVALLGGNGGELINLADIAVVVPAFDTQRVQEVQIFVLHLLCELVEHYLGLSGGKKMGMNEPQRSQAKGAEVSCVEEPLSCGGGAIVDFVAPR; from the coding sequence ATGAAACGTATTGCCCTTATTAGCGAACACGCCTCACCACTGGGTACGTTTGGTGGTGCAGATAGTGGTGGTCAAAATGTTTACGTCGGTCAAGTCGCGAAGCATTTAGCTGCATTAGGGTACGAAGTTGATATCTTTACCCGCAGAGATTGCCCAAAGTTACCCGAAATTATTTCTTGGAATGGCGTACGTATTATCCACGTTCCTGCAGGTACGCCAAAATACATCTGTAAAGAAGAACTTCTTCCTTGTATGGAAGAATTTACAGCGTATGTACTGAACTTTTTTCAATCCACGCACTATGACTTGATTCATGCTAATTTTTGGATGTCAGCAATGGTTGCTACTGAGGTGAAGCGATCGCTTGGTATTCCCTTTGTCGTCACGTTTCATGCACTTGGGCGTGTCCGCCGCTTTTACCAAGGCAAAGCTGACGGTTTTCCTGATGCGCGGTTTGCGATTGAAGACCGCATTGTTGCTGAGGCAGACTTTATCATTGCAGAATGTCCTCAAGATCGAGAAGACTTGCTGTGTCTTTATCATGCCGATCCTGAAAAGATGACAACTATTCCCTGCGGCTTTGATCCCTCAGAGATTTACCCAATCGAGAAAACTGAGGCGCGGGCATTCTTAAGGCTTAATCCTACTGAACCACTGATTTTACAACTAGGAAGACTTGTACCGCGTAAAGGTGTTGATACGGCAATTTGTGGTTTTGCCAAATGGCTTCAGCAAGATCGCGTTTCAGCGCAACTCTTAATTGTGGGGGGTGAATCAGAAACACCTGATCCTAGCTTGACGCCTGAAATTGGTAGATTGAGAGCGATCGCTCGCAGACACAGTATTGAGGATCAGGTGAAATTTGTTGGTCGCAAGTGTCGCGACTTACTTAAGTATTATTACAGCGCAGCAGATGTCTTTATTACTACTCCTATTTATGAACCTTTTGGCATTACTCCTATAGAAGCAATGGCGTGTGGTACACCTGTGATTGGTTCGCGTGTTGGAGGTGTCAAGTTTACAGTTAAAGACGAGGAAACAGGGTATTTAGTACCTGCAAAAAATCCACAAGCGATCGCCGAAAAGCTCACAACTCTCTACACAAATCCACATCGCGATCGCATGAGTCAGCACGCTATACACCGCGCTCAAGAACACTTTACCTGGCAACAAGTAACGCGTGAGATTGCTGCACTTTATACAAAGATTATTCAGAAAGATAAGTTAGTAGCAAATATTACAACCTTTGCTGAAATTGACCAAAGCTTTATAGCAGCGATTGATGCATTCACGCGATCGCGTCAGCAATTAATTCCGGCAATTAGTCAAGCAGCACAGGCAATTTTTGATTGCGTCAATGCAGGTGGTAAGGTGCTTGTTTGCGGTAATGGTGGAAGCGCAGCAGATGCACAACATTTTGCTGCTGAATTAGTCGGGCGGTTTCGCACTCCTAATCGCGCTGGAGTACCGATATTAGCACTGACGGCAGATACAGCGTTTTTAACAGCATGGGCGAATGATGTTGGTTTTGAGTATGTGTTTTCACGACAGGTAGAAACTTTTGCTCAACCTGGAGATTTGTTATTGGGAATTAGTACGAGTGGGCGATCGCCAAATATGATTGCAGCTTTTGAAACTGCGCGATCGCAGCAACTACAGTGTGTTGCTTTGTTGGGTGGTAATGGAGGTGAGTTAATTAATCTAGCTGATATTGCGGTTGTTGTTCCTGCGTTTGACACACAACGCGTTCAAGAAGTGCAGATTTTTGTTTTGCATCTTTTGTGTGAGTTGGTGGAACACTATTTAGGATTGTCTGGTGGGAAGAAGATGGGGATGAACGAACCACAGAGGAGCCAGGCGAAAGGTGCGGAGGTGTCTTGCGTTGAGGAGCCACTCTCGTGCGGGGGTGGCGCTATCGTGGACTTCGTCGCCCCCCGTTGA